From Pseudomonas sp. FP2335, the proteins below share one genomic window:
- a CDS encoding AraC family transcriptional regulator ligand-binding domain-containing protein, whose amino-acid sequence MLLNIARALAGPTFSPSSIELSYPRPAYADHYEHLFRRPVHFDRKNNLFICANHWANTPIGTHDALSNRQVVELLEMTVSHKNKNEGSHA is encoded by the coding sequence ATGCTGCTGAATATCGCCCGCGCGCTGGCGGGCCCGACCTTCAGCCCATCGTCGATCGAACTGAGTTACCCAAGGCCCGCCTACGCCGATCACTATGAACACTTGTTTAGACGCCCGGTGCACTTTGATCGCAAGAACAATCTATTTATCTGTGCCAATCACTGGGCCAATACCCCCATCGGCACCCACGATGCGCTAAGCAATCGACAAGTCGTTGAGCTACTGGAGATGACGGTTTCCCACAAAAATAAAAACGAGGGGTCTCACGCATGA
- a CDS encoding TetR/AcrR family transcriptional regulator has protein sequence MTPVISRSEFQRRALELFKERSFGQVSMRELAAHVGISPGAIYHHVESKEAMLFEWLMELYQALLSHVDLIKTRRLTPAQRVAKLIEGHLQLHAHMTGHFKLAVMDANCLGAPMQASVEQLRRAYESELIKVIGQLGHQPGGPLRENALIAIVPMLNSLPTWLSPTIDDAQRQIITKTIADAVLRAINSLP, from the coding sequence ATGACTCCGGTGATAAGCCGGTCGGAGTTTCAGCGCAGAGCCCTGGAATTGTTCAAGGAGCGTAGTTTCGGCCAGGTCAGCATGCGTGAACTAGCGGCGCACGTTGGCATTAGCCCTGGAGCGATTTATCACCATGTAGAAAGCAAGGAGGCAATGCTCTTTGAATGGCTGATGGAGCTGTATCAGGCGTTGTTGTCGCACGTTGATCTGATCAAGACGCGAAGATTGACGCCTGCGCAACGCGTGGCAAAACTGATCGAGGGCCATCTTCAATTGCATGCCCACATGACCGGGCACTTCAAGTTAGCGGTCATGGACGCCAATTGCCTGGGCGCCCCGATGCAGGCAAGCGTCGAGCAACTGAGACGTGCCTATGAGTCAGAACTCATTAAGGTGATCGGCCAACTAGGCCATCAGCCTGGCGGGCCGTTGCGCGAGAATGCACTCATCGCCATTGTCCCCATGCTGAACAGCCTGCCTACCTGGTTAAGCCCGACAATCGATGACGCTCAGCGCCAAATCATCACCAAAACCATCGCTGATGCGGTATTACGAGCCATCAACTCCCTACCCTGA
- a CDS encoding AMP-binding protein: MRDYDSAVTSFDYLQLATQDLHGELTALNACVECCDRHTHGNAVALYCETRDGRATQYTFSELQAHAARFGNFLREQGVRPGDRVAGLMPRTVELLIAILGTWRIGAVYQPLFTAFGPKAIEQRLGCSNARWIVTDALNRPKLDEVTDCPPIIVTDGAVKHPSDYDFWSTMERQQAECTPTLLDANAPFLLMCTSGTTGPAKPLEVPLSAILAFKGYVRDAIDLREEDHFWNLADPGWAYGLYYAVTGPLACGRATLFYDGPFTVDTTCRIIAKYAITNLAGSPTAYRLLIAAGAEFADAVRGQLRVVSSAGEPLNPQVIRWFAEQLGVVIHDHYGQTEIGMVLCNHHGLKHPIREGSAGYAVPGYRIVVLDDAQRELPTGQPGVLAVDRECSPLCWFNGYFGMPTKAFVDRYYLSGDIVELNHDASISFVGRNDDVITTSGYRVGPFDVESALIEHPAVVEAAVIGKPDPQRTELIKAFVVLNTQYPPSAELAEILRLHVRQRLAAHAYPREIEFVEQLPKTPSGKLQRFILRNQEIAKQQALDT, encoded by the coding sequence ATGCGCGATTACGACTCAGCAGTGACCTCTTTCGACTATCTACAGCTGGCCACTCAGGACTTGCATGGCGAGTTGACTGCCTTGAACGCCTGCGTCGAATGTTGCGACCGACACACCCACGGGAATGCCGTGGCGTTGTACTGCGAGACGCGGGATGGCCGCGCCACTCAGTACACTTTCAGCGAACTGCAGGCGCACGCCGCGCGCTTCGGCAATTTTCTGCGCGAGCAAGGCGTCCGGCCAGGAGACCGTGTCGCGGGCCTGATGCCACGCACGGTGGAACTGTTGATTGCCATTCTGGGCACTTGGCGCATCGGGGCGGTCTACCAGCCGCTCTTTACCGCATTCGGTCCCAAGGCGATTGAGCAGCGATTGGGTTGTTCAAACGCACGCTGGATCGTGACCGACGCCCTCAATCGCCCCAAGCTGGACGAAGTCACCGACTGCCCGCCCATCATCGTGACCGACGGGGCCGTAAAGCACCCGAGCGATTACGACTTCTGGAGCACAATGGAACGTCAACAGGCTGAATGCACACCAACGTTACTGGACGCCAACGCACCTTTCCTGCTGATGTGTACTTCGGGAACCACTGGGCCGGCCAAGCCGTTGGAAGTGCCTTTAAGCGCCATCCTGGCCTTCAAGGGCTATGTGCGGGACGCCATCGACCTGCGCGAGGAAGACCATTTCTGGAACCTCGCCGACCCTGGCTGGGCCTACGGTTTGTATTACGCAGTCACCGGCCCGTTGGCCTGTGGCCGTGCCACGCTGTTCTATGATGGCCCGTTCACGGTGGACACTACCTGCCGGATCATCGCCAAGTATGCGATCACCAATCTGGCCGGCTCGCCCACGGCCTATCGCTTGCTGATCGCGGCGGGAGCCGAGTTCGCCGACGCCGTGCGTGGCCAACTGCGTGTGGTCAGCAGCGCTGGTGAACCGCTCAACCCGCAAGTCATCCGATGGTTTGCCGAACAGCTCGGCGTGGTCATTCACGACCACTACGGCCAGACTGAAATCGGCATGGTGCTGTGCAATCACCACGGCTTAAAACACCCTATCCGTGAAGGCTCGGCAGGCTATGCGGTGCCGGGGTACCGCATTGTTGTGCTGGATGATGCGCAACGGGAATTACCGACGGGCCAGCCCGGCGTACTGGCGGTGGACCGCGAGTGCTCACCCCTGTGCTGGTTCAACGGCTACTTCGGCATGCCCACCAAGGCCTTTGTCGACCGCTATTATTTGAGCGGCGATATCGTTGAGCTTAATCATGACGCCAGTATCAGCTTCGTCGGGCGCAACGACGACGTGATCACCACGTCCGGCTACCGTGTCGGGCCTTTCGATGTTGAAAGTGCGCTCATCGAACACCCGGCTGTTGTCGAAGCCGCCGTGATCGGCAAACCCGACCCGCAACGCACCGAGCTGATCAAGGCGTTTGTCGTGCTGAACACTCAGTACCCGCCAAGTGCCGAGTTGGCTGAAATCCTGCGCCTGCATGTCCGCCAGCGCCTGGCTGCACATGCGTACCCACGGGAAATCGAGTTCGTCGAACAACTGCCCAAGACACCCAGTGGCAAGTTGCAGCGGTTCATTCTGCGCAACCAGGAAATTGCCAAACAGCAGGCACTCGACACATGA
- a CDS encoding GTP-binding protein translates to MMNGAQASRLPVTVLSGFLGAGKTTLLNHILRNREGLRVAVIVNDMSEVNIDAAEVQRDVSLHRGRDELIEMSNGCICCTLRADLLEQISTLARQQRFDYLLIESTGISEPMPVAETFAFLDAEGFSLSELARLDTLVTVVDGSRFQALLELPDTVVRDDVQEDAPKRPLADLLIEQVEYANVILVNKLDLIGAPAYQALHAILAGLNPTARIVPMTQGNVGLSNILGTHLFDLPSLAASPGWMRKMEIEDAPAAESDAYGVTSWVYRERAPFHPQRLFDFLSRPWNNGCLLRSKGYFWVASRHLETGLLVQSGKQFQWDYVGHWWNFIEQSQWPRDEYRLQSIMTKWDSIVGDCRQELVFIGQGLDTHALQRELDHCLLSAEEIAGGPSTWQNLAGATAFDARTLSARPRHRLEG, encoded by the coding sequence CGAGCCGACTGCCGGTGACCGTGCTTTCCGGCTTCCTCGGCGCCGGCAAGACCACCCTGCTCAACCATATCTTGCGCAATCGCGAAGGTCTGAGAGTGGCGGTCATCGTCAATGACATGAGTGAGGTCAACATCGATGCCGCAGAGGTGCAACGCGATGTATCGCTGCACCGTGGTCGTGATGAATTGATCGAGATGAGCAATGGTTGTATCTGCTGCACGCTACGCGCTGATTTGCTGGAGCAGATCAGTACCCTGGCACGTCAGCAGCGCTTCGATTACCTGCTGATCGAGTCCACGGGGATCTCGGAGCCGATGCCGGTGGCAGAGACATTCGCCTTCCTCGACGCCGAGGGTTTCAGCCTCAGCGAATTGGCACGGCTCGATACGTTGGTGACGGTGGTCGATGGCAGCCGTTTTCAGGCGTTGCTGGAGTTACCGGACACCGTGGTCCGCGACGACGTACAGGAAGACGCACCCAAACGCCCTCTGGCGGATCTTCTGATTGAGCAGGTGGAATACGCCAACGTCATTCTTGTCAACAAACTGGACCTGATCGGCGCACCAGCCTATCAGGCGCTGCACGCGATCCTCGCCGGCCTTAACCCGACCGCGCGGATTGTGCCAATGACGCAGGGTAATGTCGGGTTATCCAACATCCTCGGCACCCACCTGTTTGATTTACCCAGTCTTGCGGCCTCGCCGGGTTGGATGAGGAAAATGGAGATTGAAGACGCACCGGCCGCCGAGTCGGACGCCTATGGCGTGACGTCTTGGGTGTACCGCGAGCGTGCCCCTTTTCACCCTCAGCGCTTGTTCGACTTTCTCAGCCGCCCCTGGAACAACGGGTGCCTGTTACGCAGTAAAGGTTACTTCTGGGTAGCCAGCCGACACCTGGAAACCGGTCTGCTGGTGCAGAGCGGCAAACAATTCCAGTGGGACTATGTGGGGCACTGGTGGAACTTCATCGAGCAGTCGCAATGGCCACGGGATGAGTATCGGTTGCAAAGCATCATGACCAAGTGGGACAGCATTGTCGGCGATTGCCGACAAGAGTTGGTTTTCATCGGCCAAGGCCTCGATACCCACGCGTTACAGCGCGAACTCGACCATTGCCTGCTGAGTGCTGAGGAAATCGCCGGCGGTCCGTCAACTTGGCAGAACTTGGCGGGGGCGACGGCCTTTGACGCCCGGACCCTGTCGGCACGTCCCAGGCACCGCCTCGAGGGCTGA